The following coding sequences are from one Gemmobacter sp. 24YEA27 window:
- a CDS encoding response regulator transcription factor, translated as MPRNPDSPRQRVVLVEDNEDLRRGLAEYLSLCNFVVDEAATGAAFFAALQQNRYDVVILDVNLPDVSGFDLARFMAAKGDAGIIVLTARGSRQDRVRGYETGADLYLTKPVDSEELALAAWNLGLRVRRMRGVTSQPQDRSETVPPLPYTAPEPALPAAKTGGWVLDRARQALHCPNGATLAVSGKESLLLEQMAGQVGKIISRNSLQSIYEEDFVPVESRKLDVAISRLRIKIRSAGTELPVQIIRGGGIRLLEPIIIT; from the coding sequence ATGCCAAGAAACCCCGACTCTCCGCGGCAGAGGGTAGTTCTCGTAGAGGACAATGAGGATCTCCGGCGTGGCCTGGCAGAGTATCTGAGCCTCTGCAATTTCGTGGTGGATGAGGCGGCAACGGGGGCGGCCTTCTTCGCGGCCCTGCAGCAAAATCGTTATGACGTGGTCATTCTGGACGTCAACCTGCCTGATGTCAGCGGCTTTGATCTGGCGCGGTTCATGGCCGCAAAAGGCGATGCCGGCATTATCGTGCTGACCGCGCGGGGCAGCCGGCAGGACCGCGTCAGGGGCTATGAGACCGGGGCCGATCTTTATCTGACGAAGCCGGTCGACAGTGAGGAACTGGCGCTGGCGGCGTGGAATCTGGGGCTGCGGGTGCGCCGGATGCGCGGAGTGACGAGCCAGCCACAGGACAGGTCTGAGACGGTTCCCCCGCTGCCCTATACCGCCCCCGAGCCCGCCTTGCCTGCGGCGAAGACCGGCGGCTGGGTACTGGACCGGGCGCGTCAGGCGCTGCATTGCCCAAATGGCGCGACGCTGGCGGTCTCCGGCAAGGAGTCACTCCTGCTGGAGCAGATGGCGGGACAGGTCGGCAAGATTATCAGCCGCAACAGCCTGCAAAGCATCTATGAGGAGGATTTCGTGCCGGTCGAAAGCCGCAAACTTGATGTGGCGATCAGCCGGCTGCGGATCAAAATCAGATCGGCGGGCACGGAACTGCCGGTCCAGATCATTCGCGGCGGGGGTATTCGTCTGCTTGAGCCTATCATCATCACCTGA
- a CDS encoding sensor histidine kinase, which produces MAASLKHMEWSGSVNTFRACAGRWLGTVLVIFLIFVSAGTAGADMVPGAPLSLEGRVAMLRDSTGQLSLTDVLERQDSFVPTKPTASFGYTSDAIWLRLEITAKERKRAVLSLQPNYLDLVDFYIAEERGGLRATDFALWKGGDHRPIQEDGISGLMDAVRLDLKPDRATVVLIRIENRNSSTQVDLRLHPEQNHIIFVTTSALIYGLWFGGMAIMVMIQFVFLYYDRKPQYFWLAMATFGVSMIYFGNLGISRVYLFPGNGRANDFFIGFNAWIGMTISVVSCISIMDIMRKSIFLRIAYAIPAMLGLVGGLFSALGMNLVFGPIGSLAALAIAILNMCVAIYYRNEDGFAGKMRATAYSLTGIGVSMALMQRLGAPLLPNFVMHAYGIAVLGQMLLLTGAMAVRMRDMESRNRMIRQRELETAKTAEKKAADLVEERTEELASAKRVAEEALQAELESQRQKISFFEAVSHQYRTPLAVIRATVDAIGISLPTEDDINKERITRVRRAISRLVDILEVNLVRSRVQGASFQAELEAHSVRNLIAAGTGRAMELMPNAQLELIVDTDTEDALIMADLEMFEIALVSVIENSTKYASDERSSEIALTTRLEGDEIVISIKDKGIGIPEDEISRIFGNGYRGGSAINIEGSGLGLFLVDRIIASHSGTVTAESKVGTGTTISFRLPQAPSV; this is translated from the coding sequence ATGGCAGCCTCACTGAAGCACATGGAATGGTCTGGGTCTGTTAACACATTCCGGGCCTGTGCCGGTAGGTGGTTAGGCACCGTTCTGGTGATCTTTTTAATCTTTGTATCTGCAGGCACCGCCGGTGCCGACATGGTTCCGGGCGCGCCGCTCTCGCTGGAGGGCCGCGTCGCCATGCTGCGCGACAGCACCGGTCAGCTGAGCCTGACCGACGTGCTGGAGCGCCAGGACAGCTTCGTCCCGACAAAGCCCACCGCAAGCTTCGGCTATACCAGCGACGCGATCTGGCTCAGGCTGGAGATCACTGCGAAAGAGCGCAAACGTGCGGTGCTGAGCCTGCAGCCGAACTATCTCGATCTGGTGGATTTCTACATTGCCGAAGAGCGCGGCGGCCTGCGCGCCACCGATTTCGCGCTGTGGAAAGGCGGCGATCATCGTCCGATCCAGGAGGACGGGATTTCCGGCCTGATGGATGCGGTCCGACTTGATCTGAAGCCGGATCGCGCGACGGTGGTACTGATCCGCATTGAAAACCGCAATTCCTCCACCCAGGTCGATCTGCGACTTCACCCTGAGCAGAATCATATCATTTTCGTCACCACATCGGCCCTGATCTACGGGCTGTGGTTTGGCGGCATGGCGATCATGGTGATGATCCAGTTCGTATTTCTTTATTATGATCGCAAGCCGCAATATTTCTGGCTGGCGATGGCGACATTCGGCGTCTCGATGATATATTTCGGCAATCTCGGGATCAGCCGGGTCTATCTCTTCCCGGGGAACGGCCGTGCCAATGATTTCTTCATCGGATTCAATGCCTGGATCGGGATGACGATCAGCGTGGTGTCCTGCATAAGTATTATGGATATTATGCGGAAGAGTATTTTTCTGCGCATCGCCTATGCCATTCCGGCGATGCTTGGTCTGGTCGGAGGTTTATTCTCGGCACTCGGTATGAACCTCGTCTTTGGTCCGATCGGATCGCTCGCTGCCTTGGCAATCGCCATCCTGAATATGTGCGTGGCAATCTACTATCGTAACGAAGATGGTTTTGCCGGCAAGATGCGGGCCACCGCCTATTCTCTGACCGGGATAGGCGTTTCAATGGCGCTGATGCAAAGATTAGGCGCGCCTTTGCTGCCGAATTTCGTTATGCACGCCTATGGAATTGCCGTTCTCGGCCAGATGCTGCTGTTGACCGGCGCAATGGCGGTGCGGATGCGCGATATGGAATCCCGCAACCGCATGATCCGACAGCGCGAGCTGGAAACCGCGAAAACGGCTGAGAAGAAGGCGGCAGATCTGGTCGAGGAACGGACAGAAGAGCTTGCCTCCGCAAAGCGAGTGGCGGAGGAGGCTCTGCAGGCGGAACTGGAAAGCCAGCGCCAGAAGATCAGTTTTTTTGAGGCGGTATCGCATCAGTATCGTACCCCTCTGGCAGTCATCCGTGCAACAGTAGACGCGATCGGTATCTCGCTTCCCACTGAGGATGATATCAACAAAGAACGTATAACCCGCGTGCGTCGCGCCATATCCCGGCTTGTCGATATTCTTGAGGTGAACCTTGTCCGAAGTCGCGTCCAGGGCGCGTCTTTCCAGGCAGAGCTCGAAGCACATTCTGTCAGAAATCTGATCGCCGCCGGCACCGGCCGCGCGATGGAACTGATGCCAAATGCGCAGTTGGAACTGATTGTAGACACAGATACAGAAGATGCCCTTATCATGGCCGATCTGGAAATGTTCGAAATAGCCCTCGTCAGCGTGATTGAAAATTCCACCAAATATGCCTCAGATGAACGCAGCTCTGAAATAGCGCTGACGACCAGACTGGAGGGCGATGAAATCGTCATCAGTATCAAAGACAAAGGCATCGGAATACCCGAAGACGAGATTTCCAGAATTTTTGGAAACGGCTATCGTGGCGGCAGCGCGATAAATATCGAAGGCTCCGGCCTTGGACT